In Thermanaeromonas sp. C210, the genomic stretch GAGGCAGGATGCCGAATTTGCCGGGAAGTCCGCCGGAGCTTGAGGCTGAGTGATAGTTTGGCCTGCGAGGGTTTCCGGAGCGAGCTGAAGCCAAGCAGGCCTAGAAGCCAAACTGGGGATACGCCAGGACCTCGTGTCGTTGACAGGGCGCCGGCAAATATGCTATACTAACCTTGCCATTACTGGAGGGGTGTCCGAGGGGTTTAAGGAGCTGGTCTTGAAAACCAGTGATGCCCGGGAGGGCACCGTGGGTTCGAATCCCACCCCCTCCGCCAAGGAAAGCGTGGAGAGATGGCCGAGTAGGTCGAAGGCGGTCGCCTGCTAAGCGATTGTACAGGTGTTAAGCCTGTACCGTGGGTTCGAATCCCACTCTCTCCGCCATTTTTAAAACCGGGAAACCTCCTGCCCTTCGGGGTAGGAGGTTTCTAAATGATGTCCTAGAGAATATCCGCGGGGGGGACAAAAGGGAGGGGAAGCAGAGCAGTCCCCTCATCCTTGACTTATGCGTCCATATCTGCTACAATAAACACTGCCGGTTATACCGGCGGATAAAGACACGCGCCCGTAGCTCAACAGGATAGAGTAACTGGCTACGAACCAGGTGGCTGGGGGTTCGAGTCCCTCCGGGCGCGCCATTTTTTATATGAAGGCCAGGTGCGTCCGTAGCTCAGGCGGATAGAGCAGCGGTTTCCTAAACCGCGTGTCGGGGGTTCGAGTCCCTCCGGGCGCACCAGCTTTTTTAAGGCCTTGCCCGCGGGCGAGGTGGCAACCGGGCGGAGAGGAGCAGTTTAAGAGCCGTTGGACCACCGCACTTACATGCAGATGGCCCTGGAGGAAGCCAGGAAGGCCCTCCGGGAAGGGGAAGTGCCGGTGGGCGCCGTGGTGGTACAGGATGGAGAAGTCATCGCCCGCGCCTATAACCGGCGGGAAACGACCCAGGATCCTACCGCCCATGCCGAGATACTGGCCCTGCGCCAGGCAGCTCAGAGGTTAAGAAGCTGGCGCTTGGAGGGTGCCACCTTGTATGTGACTCTGGAGCCCTGTCCCATGTGCGCCGGGGCGGCCGTCCAGGCAAGGCTCAAGCGCCTGGTCTACGGTGCTCCCGATATCAGGGCCGGGGCGGTAGATTCAGTACTCAACCTGGTAGAGCACCCCCATTTCAATCACCGGGTAGAGGTTGTATCTGGTATCTGCGAGGAAGAATGCCGCCTCATCTTACAGGAGTTCTTTGCCAAGTTGAGGCGAGAAGGCATGACGCGGAGAGATGGCCGAGTTGGTTGAAGGCGCTCGACTCGAAATCGAGTAGGCGGCTGATGAGGTCGCCTCGTGGGTTCGAATCCCACTCTCTCCGCCACCAGTGTTCAAAGTGAATACCTGTATTTCAGGAGCAGCCTGCGGGATTTGAAGCTTGGCTAGGAATGTTGCCCTGCGGAGAGATGGCTGAGCTGGCTGAAGGCACTCGCCTGGAAAGCGAGTAGACGGGTGAAAAACCTGTCTCGTGGGTTCGAATCCCACTCTCTCCGCCATTTTTTATTTTAGCCAGATGGACCGTGCTAGACGGGGAGGTAGCGGTGCCCTGTAACCCGCAATCCGCTATAGCGGGGTCGAAGTCCCACTGGCGGGCCCGGTCTGTGGGGACTGCCCGGTGTAAGGGACGAGGAGAGCCGGGTCCTGCGCGGCGAGAACTCATGAACCCCGTCAGGTCCGGAAGGAAGCAGCGGTAAGTGAGCCCTCTCGGGTGCCGCAGGAGTGCCTGGCTGGAGTTACCTGCTCCGGTAACGCCCGGAGGCCGCGGTTCAACAGTGGGTGCACGGTCATCTGATAAATACTTGACGGCCAGGGAAGTGAGAGATTATTCTTTGCACGAGAGAATAATCTCTTTTTTAGTATTTAATGGTGGTGGATAGGATGCCCCAGTACCAGGCCCTTTATCGGCAGTGGCGACCCCAGACCTTTGGAGAAGTAGTGGGGCAGGACCATATCACCGTTACTTTGCGCAACGCCGTGCGGACCGGGAGGTTGGTGCACGCCTATTTATTTTGCGGTCCCCGGGGAACGGGAAAGACCAGCACGGCTAAAATACTGGCTAAAGCCGTCAACTGCCTCGAGCCCAAGGATGGCGAACCATGCAACCTGTGCCCCAACTGCCGGCGGATATCCCAGGGCCTCTCCCTGGATGTGCTGGAAATCGATGCTGCCTCCAACCGCGGCATCGACGAAATCCGGCAGTTAAAGGAGAGGGTGCAGTTTGGCCCCGTAGAAGGCAATTATAAAGTGTACATCATTGACGAAGTGCACATGCTCACTACCGAGGCCTTTAATGCCTTGCTGAAAACCCTGGAAGAACCGCCCCGCCATGTCATCTTTATCCTGGCTACCACCGAACCCCGCAAAGTATTGCCCACCATCATATCCCGCTGCCAGCGCTTCGATTTTCAGCCCTTAAGAGGGCATATCATCGCCCGGCGCCTGCAGGAAGTGGCCGCCGCCAACGGCGTCAGTGTAGAACCTGCGGCTTTAACCCTGCTGGCCCGCAAGGCGGCTGGCGGCCTACGTGATGCCCTGGGCTTCCTGGACCAGATCCTGGCTGGCGGCCGGGAGCGGGTGACGGCCGATGAGGCCGCAGCCCTTTTGGGTGTTCCCCGTCAAGACCTGCTGCAGGAAATGGTCGCCTCTCTCTTGGCTGGCGACGCCGGCCAGATCCTGCGTCTGGTGGATGTTGCCTTAAGGGAAGGGGTGGAGCCCCGGCTGGTACTGGAGGATTTGCTGGACTGGTGCCGTAATCTCCTGCTGTTAAACTTGGACCCCCAGGCGGCGGAGCTGACCGGGCTACCAGAGGATGCCCTGGAGAATATGCGGGCGTCGGCCGGCAGCGTCGACGGAGCCAGGCTTTTCAGGATCATGGAAAGGCTGCAGGGAGCGACGGCCGAATTGCGCTCCAGCACCCAACCCCGCATAGCCCTGGAAATGGCCCTGGTGGGAGTGGTGCTGGAGGAGGAAGGGGTGGATGCCCGCCTGAGGCAACTGGAGGAGCGGGTTAAGGAGCTGGAGGAGCGTTTGGCCTGCGTCGAACACCCACCGAAGGCGGTCCCCGGAGAACGCCCACCGGGGCGGGAAAGAGTGGAGCGCCCGCCCGGGGCCCGGCAGGAGGGCGCGGCCGGACCTGAAGCCTCGGAGGGAAGTAAACCGGCGGCCCGCCGGGAGAGGCAAGGGGCAGCAGCAAGCGCCGTTGCCCGGAGGGAGGTGGAGGCGGCCAGGGCCGAGACGGCGGCTGCCGGGGCCCTCACCCTGGAAGAGGTACAGCGCCTGTGGCCCGAGGTATTGCAGGCAGCGCGAAGAAAAAGCATCCAGCTGCAGGCCTACCTGAAGGGCGGCAGGCCGACCGGTCTGTATAACGGCCGCCTGGTCCTCGCCTTTAAGTCGGCCTTCCATAAGAATATGGTGGAGCAGCCCGCCCACAAAAAAGCCACGGAAGAGGCTTTGCAGGCCGTCCTCGGTCAACCCGTGGAGGTTGTCCTGGTAGACGAAGCCCCATCCCGGCCGGAAGGCAAGATTACCGACGAGATGATCCAGAAGCTGGTGGATTACTTTGGCCCCGATAAAGTCGAGATAAAGGATTGAAGGACGGCAGGCGGGCCCTTAGCTCGCTGTTGCGGTGGTCAATGAATCAAGGAGGGGGAAAATGAACCTGGGTAACATGAACAAAATGATGAAGCAGATGCAGAAAATGCAGAGCCAGCTGGCCAAGGTCCAGGAAGAACTGGCCGAACGCACGGTGGAGGCAACGGCCGGTGGGGGTGCGGTCCGCGTGGTGGTGAACGGCCGCCAGGAGATCGTGAGCCTCGCTATCAGCCCCGAGGCGGTGGACCCGGAAGACGTGGAAATGCTGCAGGACCTCATCGTGGCCGCAGTCAACGAAGGGCTCCGTCGTTCCCAGGAAATGGTAGCGGGGGAGATGGCCAAGATTACGGGCCAGTTTAAACTGCCGGGTCTTTTCTGAGGATGGCGGGAGAGGGTAGATCATGCTGTACTATGCAGAGCCGGTAGCCCGGCTCATTGCCGAATTAAACAAGCTCCCGGGAGTAGGGCCTAAGACCGCCCAGCGCCTGGCCTTCCATATTCTGTACAGCCCTCCGGAGGAGGTTCGGGCTCTGGCCGAAGCCATCCTGGCTGCCAAGGAGAGGACGCGGTACTGTTCCCTGTGTGGCAACCTTACGGAGGAAGATCCCTGCTTCCTGTGCCGCGACGACAGCCGGGACCCTTCGGTGATCTGTGTGGTGGAGGAGCCCCGGGACCTGGTGGCCCTGGAGAGGACGAGGCAATTTCGCGGACGCTATCACGTGCTCCACGGAGCCATTTCTCCCATGGAGGGCATCGGGCCGGAGAAGCTCCGCATCAAAGAACTCCTGGACCGCCTCAAGGACGGTACGGTTAAAGAAGTGGTGTTGGCCACCAACGCCGACGTGGAAGGGGAAGCCACGGCCCTTTACCTGGCCAAAATCCTAAAGCCCCTGGGATTAAAGGTTACCCGGCTGGCCTACGGTATTCCGGTGGGCGGGGACCTGGAGTATGCCGATGAAGTAACCTTGGCCCGGGCCTTTGCCGGCCGGCGGGAAATGGACTAGATCAGGCAAGAATTGGCCACCCCCTGCATATGCTATTTCCAGGAGTATGCAAGGGAGGTGGCTTTTATGCCCTCTTCCTCCAAAGAACTGCCGGCAGACGTAGAAGTCTTGGTGGTCGCCTTAAAGGAGGCCCAGCAGGAGTGGATGGAGGCCCAGAACCTTTTTTCCGAAGTAACCGAACCGGATCTCGTAGACCAAGCCATTTATCGATTGCAGGCGGCCGAACGCAAGTTTATGTACCTCTACAAGGAGGTACAGCAGAAATGGATGGGTGGTGGCTGAAAACATGGGAGCGGCGGATGGCGTCCAATTAATTCTGGCCTTACTTTTCCTGGCTTTCCTGATATATCTGGTAGGGCGGTTGCTCCTCACCCCCTTAAGGTTGATGGCGAAAATCGCCATTAATTCCCTCTTTGGCCTTCTCCTTTTATGGGCTTTTAACTTTGCGGGCAGCTATTTCAGCTTTACTATCCCCTTGAACTGGGTGACCGTCCTGGTAGCCGGGTTTCTGGGAATACCCGGGCTGCTAATGCTCATTTTTTTTCGCCTGGTCCTCTAATCCCGGTCCTCTAAGTTATATTTAACGCTGTAAGAGACAAGCCGGCCTGGGGCCGGTTCTTTTTGTTCCCTTTTCCAGGAGGTTCCTCCGGGGCTAAGAGTAAAGAAGACCACCTGCGCCTATACTAAATTTTGAAAGTGGAAAGGCGAGGAGGCAAGGACTTGGCGACGAAGCCCGTGCAAGGAGAACAGCGCGCCTTTATGACCGGCAACGAAGTTATAGCCTGGGCTGCCCTGGCCGCCGGGGCCGAGGTGATGTACGGCTATCCCATCACCCCCCAGAGCGAGATT encodes the following:
- the tadA gene encoding tRNA adenosine(34) deaminase TadA — protein: MDHRTYMQMALEEARKALREGEVPVGAVVVQDGEVIARAYNRRETTQDPTAHAEILALRQAAQRLRSWRLEGATLYVTLEPCPMCAGAAVQARLKRLVYGAPDIRAGAVDSVLNLVEHPHFNHRVEVVSGICEEECRLILQEFFAKLRREGMTRRDGRVG
- the dnaX gene encoding DNA polymerase III subunit gamma/tau, whose protein sequence is MPQYQALYRQWRPQTFGEVVGQDHITVTLRNAVRTGRLVHAYLFCGPRGTGKTSTAKILAKAVNCLEPKDGEPCNLCPNCRRISQGLSLDVLEIDAASNRGIDEIRQLKERVQFGPVEGNYKVYIIDEVHMLTTEAFNALLKTLEEPPRHVIFILATTEPRKVLPTIISRCQRFDFQPLRGHIIARRLQEVAAANGVSVEPAALTLLARKAAGGLRDALGFLDQILAGGRERVTADEAAALLGVPRQDLLQEMVASLLAGDAGQILRLVDVALREGVEPRLVLEDLLDWCRNLLLLNLDPQAAELTGLPEDALENMRASAGSVDGARLFRIMERLQGATAELRSSTQPRIALEMALVGVVLEEEGVDARLRQLEERVKELEERLACVEHPPKAVPGERPPGRERVERPPGARQEGAAGPEASEGSKPAARRERQGAAASAVARREVEAARAETAAAGALTLEEVQRLWPEVLQAARRKSIQLQAYLKGGRPTGLYNGRLVLAFKSAFHKNMVEQPAHKKATEEALQAVLGQPVEVVLVDEAPSRPEGKITDEMIQKLVDYFGPDKVEIKD
- a CDS encoding YbaB/EbfC family nucleoid-associated protein: MNLGNMNKMMKQMQKMQSQLAKVQEELAERTVEATAGGGAVRVVVNGRQEIVSLAISPEAVDPEDVEMLQDLIVAAVNEGLRRSQEMVAGEMAKITGQFKLPGLF
- the recR gene encoding recombination mediator RecR, which produces MLYYAEPVARLIAELNKLPGVGPKTAQRLAFHILYSPPEEVRALAEAILAAKERTRYCSLCGNLTEEDPCFLCRDDSRDPSVICVVEEPRDLVALERTRQFRGRYHVLHGAISPMEGIGPEKLRIKELLDRLKDGTVKEVVLATNADVEGEATALYLAKILKPLGLKVTRLAYGIPVGGDLEYADEVTLARAFAGRREMD
- a CDS encoding DUF2508 family protein encodes the protein MPSSSKELPADVEVLVVALKEAQQEWMEAQNLFSEVTEPDLVDQAIYRLQAAERKFMYLYKEVQQKWMGGG
- a CDS encoding pro-sigmaK processing inhibitor BofA family protein, with the translated sequence MGAADGVQLILALLFLAFLIYLVGRLLLTPLRLMAKIAINSLFGLLLLWAFNFAGSYFSFTIPLNWVTVLVAGFLGIPGLLMLIFFRLVL